ATTAAATAATATAATGAggattatataaatttgataaatgcaaTACAGACTATTAACAATTAGCGTGAACTGGATCTATATGAATGATACTTAGTCAAATTTGTTTAtataaaacatagatgaagatagAGATAAAAATAAGGAGTTAGGCATTTCTTGTTTATGCATGTTTGAACAATacaatgtaaaggtaaaggtaaaggtttcccttggaCATATGTActagccattcctgactctaggggacattgttcatctctgtttcaaagctgaagggccagcgctgtctgaagacagaCATGACCATGTAGCCATacgactcaatgctgaaggcgcacagaatgctgttaccttcccaccaaaagtgttccctatttttctacttgcatttttacgtgctttcgaactgctaggttggcagaagctgggacaagtaatgggagctcactccgttatgcagtgctagggattcgaaccactgacctttctgattgacaatctcaACATCTTGAGCCATGGTGTTCCTGAATAATATAATGAGGATTACTTAAATTTTGTAAATGGGATAGAGATTACTAATACTATTATTATGAATTGGACTAATATGAATGATACTCAGAACCAACTCTGTTCACATACAATACAGAtgtatattattaaaaaataaataaaatatttttttttttaaaaataaaagaaagaatagaatggttTGCTTTGGAGAAGTTTGTATCTGGTACCAATATATTAGGAATTGTCTATCCAGAAAGATGCTATTATCAAAAAGTGATTTCAATTACCTATTCAATAAACTCAGGCTTTTAATGCAAAATAATGTAATTATCATGAGGGAAAAAGTAGAATTTCATTTGTAACTGtagtaaaaaatctaatatcactatatatatattctgacttggggtctgctttggcctcctggtgcagggctttgggccaaggctggagggaagtgccactggtggtgaagagccagatGACCTTGTTcttcatggcctggaactggctgaccatctcagcccactgagcctccaagcACCAGTACCTGGACTTGCCCTCCCACAGGTCTtactctgcttggaaagcctatgcttatagtcctcagtgagctgcttctactgagcctccttcttggtcagatccaatttgaactgttttgccaactctttctcatggtggctactTAGTTCCaataactgcttcctgttgggtcCTAAGGTGTCTGGGTggggaggcgaggagtggctgggaggggaggggtgtgtAGAGTTGGTGAGgcacccctcaatgtgagtgatatgagttggccacacccacccagttacatgactatgtaggcacgcccacccagctggtcattaggtagATCATATTGGTGGTCTGCGGAAATTAaagttatgaatttagtggtccctgaggtccaaaaggttggtgactcctgctCTAATGGAAATGGTTACCAAAGCCAATATTCAGGGACAGATGTAAGTGAATGTCAACCTGGCTTCCAAGATAGTTTTCAAAACAATGAAATGATGATTAAACACAGGCCAAAAGATGAATCAAGGATACCTGATTAAAACTATGTGGCCATACAATAGCATGATCAATGGTTAGCATTTTCTCTTGGGAGCCAAAAGGGTCTGTCTTCCCAACTCTGATTCTCAGGAAAGACAGATTTGAAAAGGTGATCCAGTTCATAATATCAAATCTAGTTTCTAACTCTCCATTTTGGTTGAAAGAAATTTTTTCTCccgcacagttgttaaatgagacacttCTCACAAAATGGTTGAGCTAaattggaaaagaagaaaagttaaAAATGATTACTCAGAATGAAAAATTATTGGAAGAGTATCAATAGCAAACTTTACAAATGTTTTATATTGGCCAGTTGATGATATTACATTGTCATTAATTGATACTTACCGTTGCTCAATAGGCCATTATCATGATTTATAATGCATCCAGAAAACAAAATATGAACCAGAACATttaaatgaaatacaaaaaataacaggaaatagacaataaaatgtataaattCCAATCTATTTTCAAGAGGATATATCAAACAGAACAATTCTATGATGATGAAGTGATAGAAATTGCTAAAATGGTAGTTATTCTGATTATAAAAATAAGTTTTTCATATTAGTCTTTCAAGAGAAACTCAGTTCTGATTACTCAACAAAATGAACAGTTCTATTCAGTTGCTTCACAGCATATTATCTATTACTACTTTGTGATTCCTGCTTTCTCCATTTAAAAATAATCCCTAGAAAGTAAGGGCCTATTAACTGACCATAGTTTaaaaacaatagtaaaaaaaatcaaggtgtTATAAGAGTTTCTTTTTGCCTCATGAACCTGTGAGCAATCTCTCCCTTTTGTGTTACAGAATAGATGTTTCTATCCCCACATCTTGATTAAAGTAACCAAGAAAAATTTTCCAAAGACAAAATCTGTGTGATAAGATTCGTATCTGAAATGTTTTTacacaatcattttttaaaatttgtttgaaGTTGAAATCTTAGCCTGGATCATTTACATATGTTGTGTGAATTATATttcatgcctcctcctcctcctcctcctcctcctcctcctccttcttcttcttcttcttcttcttctcttcctcctccctccctcccccatccctcTGTATTTCTGTGAGAAAGAGATAATGTATTTACAAAGATAAACACAACCACTCTTCCCGCACAAATTTAGCTTTAGACCACTCTGTAACTTTGCTCTACTTAATTCTCCTTTTCAGATGATGGAATGAAAAAAATGGCGCCATATGAACCCTGATGTGATTTAAGACTGATCTATGGGGTTCCTGGTCTGCTTCCAAATTCCATAATCCTTGAGTCTGAATTTCTCAGAGTAGATACCTGAGATAACGGCAGTAGAGAATTGGCTGATGATACCGCTCACTGTACTGAAAGGTGGAAAAAGCAATATATgataatatattgaaataatattttaaaatttttatcgGATAAGAATAAAATGGAAGAAACAGGCACATAAGATtaaattctaaaaaaagaaaattatatatagCATAATGTCACAACATCACACCCACCAACTATCACTACAGATATGACAAACCCACCAtactacagaatagaatagaatagaataatagtgttggaagggaccttgaaggtcttctagtccaaccccctgcttaggcagaaaaccccacaccacttcagacaaatggatatccaacatcttcttaaaaacatcaagcgttggagcattcacaacttctggaggcaagttattgtATTGATTCAGTCCAGAATTTAtccccttgtccaaatcattgatgaagatgttgaagagtactgggactaaaacagagccttggggtacacCACTGCAtaattccctccatgtagatgccattccattgaggactacacgttgagtgcagttggtcagccagttatgtatccatctggtggtaatgctgtctaacccacatttttctactttatctagtagtaggttatggtctactgtAGGCTAGGACATTACCTTCCATAATGGCTGCTTCAGAAAGTTCAATTTAGTTTCATAGTCACCTGCTCTGTATTTTCTTACAGATGAATGGAAGtcatgcaaagcatgtgccacCACATAGGCTGCATTATAGATGCTGTAGCTGTGGCCAGTCATCTGCATTTCAAACACAGATGTAGAAAGGGTCTCCAGTTTCTCCTGTCCATTACAGAGGACCTCATCTTCCTCTTCAATCATATTGATGCAGAAAGAACACTCAAATGCATTTTCCCAGAAGACCCTGAAAAAGCCATCTCCTTTTTCCAAGATAGGGTTTTTGGACTGAAGAAATTTCTGAAATCCTAAAATCTTCTCAGAGTGAATTGCAAAGGATAAAGCACCATGGAGGAAGACAATGTCAATATTTCTTATAAAGGGAACGGATGTGAAATCCATTTGGGCTATCATAATCCAAACTTTATCTTTGTTCCATAGTGGCATGCTCTCATCTTTCAGCCTGTTAGAAAGTATTCGTAGAAATATTATGTGATCCGTTTCACCATGAAGAACCACAACATTAACAGTGCTTCTCATAACTTCATAATATACTTTACTTCCTTCTTCCAGCGAATCAACCAGACCATTGGAATAAGAACTTTTGGGAAATTTTTCAATAAAGGCAAAACAGATGCCTCTCTTGGTGAACATGGGAACTACATTTTGCACAAACCTCTGCCCATTCTCATTATTTACAGTATATGCACCAATCCACGTCCATTTGAAATGAAGCAATAATTTGACTATACCCATGTACTGATGTTCGGCACTTGGGAAAATCTGTTGGTAGAAAGCATTCTGATTCTTGACATCTGTTTCTGGAACAAACCCATATATGATctaaaaataatgaagaaatgAGAAAAGATACATTTTCAGATAAAATGTTGATGACCTTGATGCCCTTCAACACTGCTGCTCCAAATTAGAAATTAAATTGATATTTCAAATTTTGAATCCAGTTGTATTTCATTTCTGTATTGAGGAAGGCTTCAGGAATTAAAAAGATGCAGAATTTCCCCATGATCCTATGAATGAACAGGCCTTGGAAATGGAAATGGTATGAGAAGATATAGAAATAGcaataagcacttagacttatatactacttcatagtgcttatagccctctctaagcagtttacagagtcagcttattgccaccaacaatctgggtcctcatttaatctcagaaggatggaaggttgagtcaaccttgagctggtgagatctgaactgccaaactgcagctagcagtcaactgaagtatgtactgcactctaaccactgtgacacATTGGCTCCTCCTTTAAAATGTATCATTTTAAAGCATATAAAAAGGGGATAACAGCTGCATTAGCAAAATTGATCTTTTGTACCAGTGATTAAACAACTTTTCTAAGCATTTGCATGAGTTTACATCTCATGGAATTAAGATATCCCATATCATATTAATGAGACAGAATTTAGATAATTAGATAATTCCTATTGCAGGGGTTTTCTTTGCCATTATCTCAAAATAAGGTATTTAACAGAATCTTATTTATTACCATTTTCAGTTCTAGTTACTTTGACAGACTATGATTGAATATTGATGTAATCTTAGTGTGGGGGAGGACAAAATATTTTCAGCCTTTATAACTGCTGTAAGGAAGATTGGAAGCCACTTctaaaagttttcttttctttttcaattgttgtcttttttctcttgtttcaTTCCTGTTTACTTATCAATTTTGTATTACTTGATCTTTCatctttaaatttatattgcttttactttgcaaaaaactttttcataaaaaaataatttttaaaaattatgattgaaAATGAACATCTATTTTTACAAATGGATATaaagtgaagagagagagaaagagagggagggagattcaTTTATCACCAAGGCTCAATTTCTGTTTCCAAAGTTGCCTGGGAACAGTTCAACATTCAATGTTAATAATTCAAATATATCCTGTTCAGATAAAAATACAGTGCTgtgaaatcatcatcatctttaaaaagaacttgataggtagacaaaaatgcaaatccagtctgaacatctggctgactgtgcaccataataataacaaaaagaaTCCTGTCCACCTGTCTGGCATCTCTTTTTAAGTTTGCATAAGACCATAAGCCAAAACATTACTTAGGTCAAAGCATTAATCTTCTACTCTGTTACTTCAAAATACTGCAGGACAAATATTTTACAGTTTCCAAAAGTCTTTATGCCAGTCATAATATTTTTCATTCCTGTGTCACCTaagtaaaaaaacattttatagtACCTGTGGCATCTTGTACAATGACAGAATTGTAGCCATATGCAGAGACACTTCAGAAGTTGGACCTCCAATGACTGCTGTTGGTCTCTTTTGGATTTCACAATTGTAGTTAGGGATCAATCTGCTTTGTGTAGAAAAGAGTTCCAATGAGGCACGAAAAGTCCAACCTGGAGAGAAATACGAGTTATAGATATGGAAGCCTAGAGTATAATTGGGTAAAATATGGGGATTCTCATTGATCTCCTTGATTGCAAACTCTAAGGCTAGGATGTGTTGGTATAGTGGAGTCATAAACCTGAAATGAAAATTA
This genomic stretch from Thamnophis elegans isolate rThaEle1 unplaced genomic scaffold, rThaEle1.pri scaffold_46_arrow_ctg1, whole genome shotgun sequence harbors:
- the LOC116523553 gene encoding vomeronasal type-2 receptor 26-like; its protein translation is MACIYGTGWTFRASLELFSTQSRLIPNYNCEIQKRPTAVIGGPTSEVSLHMATILSLYKMPQIIYGFVPETDVKNQNAFYQQIFPSAEHQYMGIVKLLLHFKWTWIGAYTVNNENGQRFVQNVVPMFTKRGICFAFIEKFPKSSYSNGLVDSLEEGSKVYYEVMRSTVNVVVLHGETDHIIFLRILSNRLKDESMPLWNKDKVWIMIAQMDFTSVPFIRNIDIVFLHGALSFAIHSEKILGFQKFLQSKNPILEKGDGFFRVFWENAFECSFCINMIEEEDEVLCNGQEKLETLSTSVFEMQMTGHSYSIYNAAYVVAHALHDFHSSVRKYRAGDYETKLNFLKQPLWKYSERYHQPILYCRYLRNTMAQDVEIVNQKDLDDCFQFAEDQYPSNKQNICLPKVITFLKYEETLGTIFTSSALFFSLVTLGVFWIFIKHQDTPIVKANNRDLTYALLMVLLLSFLCVFLFIGQPNKVTCIFRQTAFGIIFLVAISCILAKTFIVVLAFIATKPGSMMTKWVGKKLAMIMVFGCSFIQESICATWLTSSPPFPEADMNLMAQEIVLVCNEGSNSFFYCVLGFLGFLAFVSFTVAFQARKLPDAFNETKFITFSMLVFCSVWLSFVPTYLSTKGKYMVAVEIFSIIASSAGLLVCIFFPKCYIIVLRPDMNNKDQLRRQNNRIA